One genomic window of Solanum dulcamara chromosome 12, daSolDulc1.2, whole genome shotgun sequence includes the following:
- the LOC129875835 gene encoding uncharacterized protein LOC129875835, producing the protein MPENENAYGVYGQLPPSTPTPNTNLIPNNKYLRKNYNPVAYVTVPRDNTDDDNNNNNSHRYNSGSSDDHYYRGDNTYDNDNNNNNNNNNEYYISGNTYNHYYRGDNTYDNNDDNNNNYQYHNADRAGSKVTISSIEPSLNGDNHEYYYINNHQEQSPNTYENSREFANFYVANNELSNNNYNNFVNYENEEEFQDEEHMP; encoded by the exons ATGCCTGAAAATGAAAATGCCTATGGTGTTTATGGTCAATTGCCACCTTCTACCCCTACCCCCAATACTAACCTTATTCCTAACAACAAGTACCTTCGCAAAAATTACAACCCTGTGGCTTATGTTACTGTCCCTCGGGATAATACTGATgacgacaacaacaataataacagtcATCGCTATAATAGTGGTAGTTCTGACGACCACTATTACAGAGGTGACAATACTTATGAcaacgacaataataataataataataataataatgagtaTTATATTAGTGGCAACACTTACAACCACTATTATAGAGGTGACAATACGTATGACAATAatgacgacaacaacaacaactaccaatATCACAATGCCGACAGGGCTGGCTCTAAG GTCACGATCAGTTCCATCGAGCCATCCCTAAATGGAGACAACCACGAATACTACTACATCAACAACCATCAAGAACAAAGTCCCAACACATAtgaaaattcaagagaatttgcAAACTTCTATGTTGCTAACAATGAGTTaagcaacaacaactacaataaCTTTGTGAACtatgagaatgaagaagagttccaagatgAAGAGCACATGCCTTGA